The following coding sequences are from one Cystobacter fuscus DSM 2262 window:
- a CDS encoding ELWxxDGT repeat protein produces the protein MSSALLCLPDEASTQRVRTIFPPTEYPPRLASFPESLEEFRGQLYFAANFDDGRRALWKSDGTEAGTVLVKEFPVTEAHMTPSVRELTASPSLLFFQAADAEHGSELWVSDGTSGGTRLLKDLTPGVEGSSLSQLTALESRLVFFRNVYDPASSSSRGELWTSDGTEAGTVPVRDFPEGAEVSNAAGRLGGALLFFVRDASGTALWSTDGTVGGTARLTRLDAGPDSAYASELRISGGLAFFSLAEPTGDTEVWRTDGTAAGTVRLKTYGPTRGVRLLDVLGSYLYLTTTSYSTQYMVLNRLPVAGGDSTSIFTFPNPYASQGEAFPYVTDVSVAPQGTKIFFSFYIGSSGPAPRDTQLWVTDGTASGTTLLRRPLSLSDEYGSPVHAVSDELVFFSAFEQESAGIEPWVSNGTPGGTRRLEDVRSGGDSSYPREFLRVGDRVFFSAFDETQANQLWSTTLRDACVAPVRE, from the coding sequence GTGTCCTCCGCGCTTCTCTGTCTTCCGGACGAGGCGAGCACCCAGCGGGTGCGCACCATTTTTCCCCCCACCGAGTATCCCCCTCGCCTGGCTTCGTTCCCGGAGTCCCTCGAGGAGTTCCGTGGCCAGCTCTACTTCGCCGCGAACTTCGATGACGGCCGCAGGGCCCTGTGGAAGAGCGACGGCACGGAAGCGGGGACCGTCCTGGTGAAGGAGTTCCCAGTCACCGAGGCGCACATGACTCCCTCGGTGCGCGAGCTCACGGCCTCTCCGTCCCTGCTCTTCTTCCAGGCGGCGGATGCCGAGCACGGGTCGGAGCTGTGGGTGAGTGACGGGACGAGCGGCGGAACGCGGCTCCTGAAGGATCTGACGCCCGGAGTGGAGGGCTCGTCCCTGTCGCAGCTGACGGCGCTGGAAAGCCGGCTCGTCTTCTTCCGCAATGTGTATGACCCGGCGTCCTCGTCGTCGCGCGGCGAGTTGTGGACGTCGGATGGCACCGAGGCGGGCACGGTGCCGGTGCGCGACTTCCCCGAGGGGGCCGAGGTGAGCAACGCGGCGGGCCGGTTGGGCGGCGCGCTGCTCTTCTTCGTCCGGGACGCGTCGGGCACGGCGCTGTGGAGCACGGACGGCACGGTGGGGGGGACGGCGCGCCTCACGCGCCTGGATGCCGGACCCGACAGCGCGTACGCCAGCGAGCTGCGCATCTCCGGCGGGCTCGCCTTCTTCTCCTTGGCTGAACCGACCGGCGACACCGAGGTGTGGAGGACGGACGGCACGGCGGCTGGGACGGTGCGTCTGAAGACCTATGGCCCCACGCGCGGCGTGCGCCTGCTCGACGTGCTGGGCTCCTACCTGTACCTGACGACGACCTCGTACAGCACCCAGTACATGGTCCTGAACCGCCTTCCGGTGGCGGGGGGTGACTCCACGAGCATCTTCACCTTCCCCAACCCCTACGCGAGCCAGGGTGAGGCGTTTCCGTACGTGACTGACGTCAGTGTCGCCCCCCAGGGCACGAAGATCTTCTTCTCCTTCTACATTGGCAGCTCGGGTCCCGCGCCCCGGGACACGCAGCTCTGGGTGACGGATGGGACGGCCTCGGGCACGACACTGTTGCGCCGGCCGTTGAGCCTGTCGGACGAATATGGCTCGCCCGTCCACGCCGTGAGCGACGAGCTCGTCTTCTTCAGCGCCTTCGAGCAGGAGTCCGCGGGCATCGAGCCCTGGGTGTCGAACGGCACGCCCGGGGGAACGCGGCGGCTGGAGGACGTCCGGTCCGGCGGCGACAGTTCCTACCCGCGGGAGTTCCTGCGCGTGGGGGATCGCGTCTTCTTCAGTGCCTTCGACGAGACCCAGGCCAACCAGTTGTGGTCCACGACCCTGCGCGACGCGTGCGTGGCCCCGGTGCGCGAATAG
- the rsgA gene encoding ribosome small subunit-dependent GTPase A: MFLESLGWGPSLAHAFSVVLHGSSLSLVPGRVVRQERGLLTVQTSELRLLARPSGRLLHHASGAQALPTVGDWVALQPPSGPGEALIHEVLPRRGVLMRREADSEHEGQLIAANLDVVFLVTGLDGNFNPRRIERALTLAWSSGASPVVVLSKTDLDPEVAERVREVEALAPEVPVLALSAHTGEGLEALRAHLPPATTGALLGSSGVGKSTLVNHLLGEQRLATREVRPEDDKGRHTTTHRELFLLPHGGLLIDGPGMRELGLWGAEEEGLGQAFADVVALAAHCHFRDCTHRGEPRCAVRAAVDEGTLDGERLESFEKLRREQAYHARQSDAAARREHQRHVKNLTQAGRERSRSKRRGD, encoded by the coding sequence GTGTTCCTCGAATCCCTCGGCTGGGGTCCATCCCTCGCCCACGCGTTCTCCGTTGTCCTCCATGGTTCTTCCCTGTCCCTCGTCCCCGGCCGCGTCGTGCGCCAGGAGCGCGGGCTGCTCACCGTCCAGACCTCCGAGCTTCGCCTGCTCGCGCGCCCCTCGGGACGGCTCCTCCACCATGCCTCCGGCGCCCAGGCCCTGCCCACCGTGGGGGACTGGGTGGCGCTGCAACCCCCCTCCGGCCCGGGCGAGGCGCTGATCCACGAAGTGCTCCCACGCCGCGGCGTCCTCATGCGGCGTGAAGCGGACAGCGAGCACGAGGGGCAGCTCATCGCCGCGAACCTCGACGTGGTGTTCCTCGTGACGGGGTTGGATGGCAACTTCAACCCCCGCCGCATCGAGCGGGCGCTCACCCTGGCATGGAGCAGTGGGGCCTCGCCCGTGGTCGTCCTCAGCAAGACGGACCTCGACCCCGAGGTGGCCGAGCGCGTCCGCGAGGTCGAGGCACTCGCCCCCGAAGTCCCCGTGCTCGCGTTGAGCGCCCATACCGGAGAGGGCCTCGAGGCGCTGCGCGCCCACCTGCCCCCCGCGACCACGGGAGCGCTGCTCGGCTCCTCGGGCGTGGGCAAGTCCACCCTCGTCAACCACCTGCTGGGCGAGCAGCGTCTGGCCACCCGGGAGGTGCGGCCCGAGGACGACAAGGGCCGCCACACCACCACCCACCGCGAGCTGTTCCTCCTGCCGCACGGCGGGCTGCTCATCGATGGGCCCGGGATGCGCGAGCTCGGGTTGTGGGGAGCAGAGGAAGAGGGGCTCGGCCAGGCGTTCGCGGACGTCGTGGCGCTGGCCGCCCACTGCCACTTCCGGGACTGCACGCACCGGGGCGAGCCGCGATGCGCGGTGCGTGCCGCCGTGGACGAGGGAACGCTCGACGGGGAGCGGCTCGAGAGCTTCGAGAAGCTGCGGCGCGAACAGGCCTACCACGCCCGTCAGTCGGACGCCGCCGCGCGGCGCGAGCACCAGCGCCACGTGAAGAACCTCACCCAGGCTGGCAGGGAGCGCTCACGCTCCAAGCGGCGAGGGGACTGA